Proteins from one Malaya genurostris strain Urasoe2022 chromosome 2, Malgen_1.1, whole genome shotgun sequence genomic window:
- the LOC131428930 gene encoding uncharacterized protein LOC131428930, whose amino-acid sequence MLTKGSPTVNELEEALKLIVRCVQREAFLPELRAIREGETHRFRCLHPFIDPVDGILRVGGRVKKAFIPYDSRHQMLLPAKHPFTELLIRHEHQNNLHAGQRALLAIIRRRFWPLQTKNVIRKVIRQCITCFRANPIKTTQLMGNLPSYRVQPSPAFFHTGVDYAGPFFIRALTQARKPMITKRYVCLFVCLSTRAIHLELVSSLTTDAFLATLRRFTGRRGPVSKIYSDNATNFIGAEAELEQLGKLFDTDEHAKQLTEFCGSQSISWSFISPRSPHFGGIWESGVKSVKYHLKRVVGSNKLTFEEFSTVLVQIEAVLNSRPLTLCSDDPNDLTAVTPAHFLVGRQLQSIPEPSYINLKLSTLSRWQLVQVIQQHFWKRWLAEYLPEMQNRQKWYKITKIRPGALVLINNPNVPPMQWPLGRIIRTHPGDDNIVRVVTIRTAKGECK is encoded by the coding sequence ATGTTGACAAAGGGGTCCCCGACAGTTAATGAACTCGAAGAAGCTTTGAAATTGATAGTACGATGCGTGCAAAGGGAAGCGTTCCTGCCGGAATTACGTGCGATAAGGGAAGGTGAAACACATCGCTTCCGATGTCTTCATCCGTTTATTGATCCAGTCGATGGAATTCTGCGAGTTGGTGGCCGTGTGAAGAAGGCGTTCATCCCATACGACAGTCGCCATCAAATGCTACTACCAGCAAAACACCCATTCACCGAGTTGTTGATACGTCACGAGCACCAGAACAACTTACACGCAGGACAAAGGGCTTTACTTGCAATCATACGCCGACGATTCTGGCCACTGCAGACTAAGAACGTAATACGAAAGGTAATTAGACAGTGTATCACTTGCTTTCGAGCGAATCCGATAAAAACAACGCAGTTGATGGGAAATCTGCCGTCTTACCGAGTGCAACCATCTCCCGCTTTCTTTCACACCGGCGTTGATTATGCGGGACCGTTTTTCATTAGAGCACTTACACAAGCACGTAAACCGATGATTACCAAGAGATATGTATGCCTGTTCGTGTGCCTCAGTACACGCGCCATTCACCTAGAGCTTGTATCGAGTCTAACCACCGACGCTTTTCTTGCAACGTTGAGGCGCTTCACTGGACGACGAGGACCGGTGAGCAAAATCTACTCAGACAATGCGACAAACTTCATCGGAGCAGAAGCTGAGTTGGAACAGTTAGGAAAACTGTTTGATACTGATGAACACGCTAAGCAACTGACAGAGTTTTGTGGAAGTCAATCGATTAGCTGGAGTTTCATTTCTCCGAGAAGTCCACACTTCGGTGGAATTTGGGAGTCGGGGGTCAAATCTGTCAAATACCATCTAAAAAGAGTCGTCGGCAGCAATAAACTAACTTTCGAGGAATTTAGTACTGTGCTAGTTCAGATCGAAGCAGTGCTCAACTCGAGACCGTTGACGCTCTGTTCCGATGATCCAAACGATTTAACCGCTGTTACTCCTGCACATTTCCTTGTTGGACGACAATTGCAATCGATTCCTGAGCCTTCGTACATCAATCTGAAACTTTCGACGCTGTCACGTTGGCAGTTAGTGCAAGTCATCCAACAGCACTTTTGGAAAAGGTGGCTTGCAGAGTATTTACCGGAGATGCAGAATCGCCAGAAGTGGTACAAAATCACCAAAATTAGGCCAGGAGCTTTGGTGCTTATCAATAATCCTAACGTTCCACCGATGCAGTGGCCACTCGGTAGAATTATAAGGACACACCCCGGAGACGATAACATTGTTCGCGTCGTTACTATACGCACCGCCAAGGGTGAATGCAAATGA
- the LOC131428931 gene encoding uncharacterized protein LOC131428931 encodes MALSQLADDERKEFPLAALVLRKSFNIDDALCGAHTIEGAQSLCQELLSLLKRGGFNAHKWCSNDPIILQEIPKHLWGTTFDVEDALNTEIVKTLGVVWNAPLDWLSFRIQPLEEPIQTVTRKKVLSEIAKFFDPLGLGGPVVTSAKLIFREIGLLNLGWDDPIPDVLTARWREFRSQLPKLNDLEIPRWILSDGPNLVELHGFSDASDQAYGACLYTRLIHPNGTVTMKLICSRSRILPKKTGKLKPITTPRAELLAALLLSREVAKIINSVSIKFDRVTLWSDSQIVLCWIRKSTSDLQLYVANRVIEIQKLTREYQWQYISSFDNPADIISRGEMPQNLIHRYIWWNGPTQLNQDTVRVIQPPPLQDEYLPEMRTCLALIVPL; translated from the coding sequence ATGGCACTCTCTCAGCTAGCCGATGACGAAAGGAAGGAGTTTCCACTTGCTGCACTCGTACTAAGGAAATCATTTAACATTGATGATGCCCTCTGCGGAGCGCATACAATCGAAGGGGCACAGTCATTGTGTCAAGAACTGTTGAGTTTACTTAAGCGTGGTGGCTTCAATGCACATAAGTGGTGCTCAAATGATCCCATCATCCTACAGGAAATTCCGAAACACCTCTGGGGTACTACTTTTGACGTTGAAGATGCCCTTAATACGGAAATTGTAAAAACTCTTGGAGTAGTGTGGAATGCTCCTCTCGACTGGTTATCGTTTCGGATTCAGCCACTTGAAGAACCAATCCAGACAGTAACTCGCAAGAAGGTGCTCAGTGAAATAGCAAAATTCTTCGATCCACTGGGTTTAGGCGGACCGGTTGTGACATCAGCGaaattgatttttcgagaaatcgGTCTACTGAATCTTGGCTGGGATGATCCCATCCCCGATGTTCTCACTGCAAGGTGGCGTGAATTCCGATCTCAACTACCAAAATTGAATGACCTAGAGATACCGAGATGGATACTCAGTGATGGACCGAATCTCGTGGAACTCCACGGGTTTTCCGATGCGTCAGACCAAGCGTATGGGGCGTGCTTGTATACGCGTCTCATTCACCCGAATGGCACTGTCACGATGAAGCTTATATGCAGCAGATCGAGGATTTTACCGAAGAAGACAGGAAAACTGAAACCAATAACTACGCCGCGAGCCGAACTCCTTGCTGCTTTGCTTTTATCCCGAGAGGTAGCGAAGATAATCAATTCGGTCAGTATCAAATTTGATCGTGTTACGCTGTGGAGCGATTCACAAATCGTACTATGTTGGATTCGGAAATCGACATCTGATTTACAATTATACGTAGCGAACCGAGTGATTGAAATTCAAAAACTAACCCGAGAATATCAATGGCAGTATATTTCCTCATTCGATAATCCTGCCGACATAATATCGAGAGGTGAAATGCCTCAGAATCTTATCCACAGATACATTTGGTGGAATGGACCAACTCAGTTAAACCAAGACACAGTAAGGGTTATACAACCGCCACCTCTGCAAGATGAATATCTACCTGAAATGCGAACATGTTTAGCACTTATTGTCCCCCTGTAA